Proteins encoded in a region of the Rutidosis leptorrhynchoides isolate AG116_Rl617_1_P2 chromosome 9, CSIRO_AGI_Rlap_v1, whole genome shotgun sequence genome:
- the LOC139866511 gene encoding ras-related protein RABB1b: MSYDYLFKYIIIGDTGVGKSCLLLQFTDKRFQPVHDLTIGVEFGARMVTVDARPLKLQIWDTAGQESFRSITRSYYRGAAGALLVYDITRRETFNHLAGWLEDARQHANPNMTIMLVGNKSDLSHRRAVSKEEGQQFAKENNLLFLEASARTSQLVEEAFLRTAEKILEKIKEGVFDVSNESSGIKIGYGRPQGTGARDGTVAQTGGCCS; this comes from the exons ATGTCTTACGATTACCTTTTCAAGTACATAATCATCGGCGATACAG GTGTGGGGAAATCGTGTTTATTGCTGCAATTCACTGATAAAAGGTTTCAACCTGTTCATGATTTGACTATTGGAGTTGAATTTGGTGCTCGTATGGTCACCGTTGATGCCAGGCCTCTTAAACTTCAGATTTGGGATAct GCTGGACAAGAATCGTTCAGATCAATCACCAGATCATATTACAGAGGAGCAGCTGGTGCACTTCTGGTATATGACATTACTAG GAGAGAAACGTTCAATCATTTAGCTGGGTGGCTCGAAGATGCACGTCAGCATGCAAACCCGAACATGACGATCATGCTTGTCGGAAATAAAAGTGATCTTTCGCACAGACGGGCTGTCAGTAAAGAAGAAGGACAGCAATTTGCAAAGGAAAATAACCTTTTGTTCTTGGAGGCATCTGCTAGAACTTCACAACTTGTTGAGGAG GCTTTTTTGAGGACTGCTGAAAAGATACTCGAGAAGATTAAGGAAGGTGTATTTGACGTGTCTAATGAG TCATCCGGTATCAAGATTGGGTATGGTCGTCCTCAAGGCACAGGAGCTAGAGATGGAACAGTTGCACAGACTGGTGGATGTTGTAGTTAA
- the LOC139866845 gene encoding pentatricopeptide repeat-containing protein At4g35850, mitochondrial — MKFLRSFSANRKSLLGAIGRRNFAVSANDYAKRNYANNVSEYNTVIKSITSQRRMWLLRDVYDDMMLDGVKPEKDTFRDLIAGSMRGVRLQDCFFFRDQMKSMGLIPDVVLYNFMISTCGKCKNSVEAIRVFEEMKKLEVKPTGQTFICLINACAATGRLDQVYAIIRDMTAAGLGLNKFCYAGLIAAHKNKIPLAENTSAKILELVEQSKGWSSIEQTRDSAENLLMNINEEEMYDIPTAAYINRRGGFVNRSLTVYHVAFNACADLKDTQAIDTLQEMLKKDSKNPDVFIILQIMRCYLNSGDIDRGLKVFEDYMNSGSPPMPDLYATFIEGAMTGYTPKGMQAALDKLTEMNARGFNLVPTTGNALLLAASGEKTGGYTLANMVWDLMQSRNIFPSLPAVQAYHDGLKDRDIPEDDPRLLKVSSTLQNLLGRVGRNLGQFGDRR, encoded by the exons ATGAAGTTCCTCCGTTCATTCTCCG CTAATCGCAAATCACTGCTCGGAGCAATCGGCCGTCGTAACTTCGCCGTTTCCGCCAATGATTACGCCAAAAGAAACTACGCTAACAATGTATCTGAATACAACACTGTCATCAAATCTATCACATCTCAACGACG GATGTGGTTGTTGAGAGATGTATATGATGATATGATGTTGGATGGAGTGAAACCGGAGAAGGATACGTTTCGTGATTTGATTGCTGGTAGCATGAGAGGTGTTCGGTTGCAGGACTGTTTCTTTTTCCGCGATCAGATGAAGTCTATGGGTTTGATTCCTGAT GTTGTGTTGTACAACTTCATGATTTCTACGTGTGGGAAGTGTAAGAATTCTGTTGAAGCAATACGG GTGTTTGAAGAAATGAAGAAACTTGAAGTGAAGCCTACTGGACAGACATTCATTTGTTTGATTAATGCATGTGCAGCCACTGGACGATTAGATCAAGT ATATGCAATTATTCGTGATATGACTGCTGCTGGTCTTGGGCTAAACAAATTTTGCTATGCGGGGCTCATAGCAGCTCATAAGAACAAGATACCATTAGCAGAAAACACATCTGCCAAG ATTTTGGAGCTTGTTGAACAGTCCAAAGGATGGTCTTCGATAGAACAAACAAGGGATAGTGCTGAAAATCTCTTGATGAACATTAATGAAGAAGAGATGTACGATATTCCTACTGCTGCGTACATTAACAGGAGAGGTGGGTTTGTGAATAGGTCCCTCACAGTATATCATGTTGCCTTCAATGCTTGTGCTGACCTTAAGGATACTCAG GCAATTGATACTCTTCAGGAGATGCTTAAGAAGGATAGCAAAAATCCAGATGTCTTCATAATTTTGCAAATAATGAG GTGTTACCTAAATTCGGGAGACATTGACCGTGGGCTTAAAGTTTTTGAAGACTATATGAACTCTGGCAGCCCACCTATGCCAGATCTTTATGCT ACGTTTATAGAGGGAGCCATGACCGGTTATACACCCAAGGGTATGCAAGCAGCACTAGATAAACTG ACAGAGATGAATGCTAGGGGATTTAACTTGGTTCCAACAACGGGTAATGCTCTTCTTCTTGCAGCATCTGGTGAAAAG ACCGGAGGATATACACTTGCTAATATGGTATGGGACTTGATGCAATCTCGCAATATTTTTCCATCTCTTCCTGCTGTTCAAGCGTATCACGATGGCTTAAAG GATCGAGATATACCTGAAGACGACCCAAGACTGTTGAAGGTGTCAAGTACTCTTCAAAATTTGCTTGGAAGAGTTGGAAGGAATCTTGGACAATTTGGAGACAGAAGATAA